The Tenebrio molitor chromosome 2, icTenMoli1.1, whole genome shotgun sequence DNA segment AGTGGCACACGATCTGTAGCGTTCAGTTATGAAAACGCAAAATGTACAAggaatttcatttaaaatttcattcgtttcgaggaaaccaaaagaaaatgaagactttttcattttagcaaatataaaacttaTTATAGAACGTTCtttaataaacaaagaaaagaaataaagAAGTAGTCATCCCCGAGGTACGTTGAAAGAGCATGAAAATGACGGAAAACTCGTCGCTTTtcttaaaatcaaaatacaagGATTAAAGACAAaaacctttttttattatcaattgacggtttctaaaaaattgcagtatcttcaaatttgaaaattcaaaaatgaaaaagcaaTTTATGAATATGACGAGACTTccttaaaaaatgttgatttaCAATGactgttataaattataatatactGAATTCTAACAGATATGAATGACAGTTGTTAAAAAGACATTCAAGAAATGACAGTTAATACTATTTGACAAAGGTCAATAAGATAAAAGGGAATAGAATAACAAATATGAGACTACACGTTGGTGACAATTTTACTGTTGCAGAGTTTCTTcctttaaaaatcaaattctctAATACATtgggcgttgaagagtcgattgtaaaCGCACCATACTACCATACAGGTTACAGATCACGGaccagctgtttaaatcttacgttttacacgagtggtgcgttcacaatcgactcttcaacgcctacgaggtgaaatttaaaaaaaaacaccggATACATTCGCAATTTAATTTTCGCGGGTTCCTAGAACGCTCTTGTCAGACAAAAGAAAAGAAACCTAAATCGGCAAAACACCTGGCGAGTGGCGACACCTACTATTCGGATTCGCCCAAGAAACCtcaattttatcaaattttgcaatatctgtttgttattattacaaaaacaataacagTTCTTCGACTAACCACTAATAAATTAAAGCCACATCAAGCGCTTAATTCGCCTATCCCGAATCTTGAAACTCGAGCAGACCGCATTAGTCAGAGTGATAATTAATTCAATCAACGACACACCTCGACTTAATTATATAAAAGGTATcgattttaatagaaaattcGCTTAATTACCTTCAGGTTCGATCAAATTGAACGGGTTAATTCAAAATTGTGCAGTAATTGGGGCAATACACCTGTTGTCATGTTGGCATCTCAGGCCGATTgacaacaaaaacattaaatagGCGTGGCCTTGGCAACCAGAATAACAGGCACACGACCGTTATCTTATCAGGTAGAATGATTTACAACCCACTCACACAACAATGCAATTAATTAAGAATTCGGATACTAACattcaatttaaatcattcaCGAACAAAATGatggaaataattttaaatttcactcaCCTCTTCCTTCATCTCGCTCTTCAAAGCCATTTTACAACAACCTGGCCGGACAGTGTGGTAAACGTGGAGGAACGAAACCAGGTGTGTTTTTCTAAGAAATACTCGTCAACGTGACAATAAATGCAACACGTTTGTCCATCGCATCACATCTTTAGCAAATCtaattgcaaatttttaacgcaacgtacatatttattttaatttaatcttaACCTCAATAATTTCGCCGACATGAATTGGTAGCACTGCGCTCACGACTAACCGCgggttttttgacatttaactcGCAAGTGACGTTTCTGAAACGAATTTAAACCGGGTCTCGAGTAAAAGTCGGGTCTTGAAATTAATCTTTAATAGGTcttattgaaaatttacaGCTGGgattgttatttataaaataaactgaaGTGTAAGATGGCAAAGCATTTACTTTGATGTGATATACAGCGCTAGTCCTAAAGTACAGTATATACAGTCTACAAAAGGtctgtttaaaaaaagttatagCACATACAGTTAATATATTATTTGGCATATAAAATATCATTTCTTTAAGCTAAATCTTGAAATTTCTATGTAAAAAACCTGCAGTTTGTTATCTACTGAAATAGTTTGCTCTTCACCTCTTCTTAAAACACTATCAGAAAAATTTTGATGGGTTTTATCAACTTATCAACACTCATACGAAAACGGTTCAATAAAAATCATCAAATTCAATAACGTCTGCTCTTACTTCTAGAGGAAACaccaaaattcaaatatgtacaCAGCTTAATGGTTAAAACTGTTTCACACAATCATCATAAAACGTAAGTGACAACAACAATATTGAGATGTTCTATGACTAGGGAAATAGTAAACTTAATGTGCAATGACGATGTAAACAAACTTATGACATACCTATAGTTATCATCACAACACGAAAACTAAATGCAGAGCGTTCCGATCGGAAAGCTCTCATCATTTACTCTCAAATCCTCCAAGAAAcgaaacatttaataaatatcattGAAGAATTGTAACAAAAACAACATTAGACACTTATATACAAATACCAGGACCGTTCCTAAGTGTAAAACTTAATAAAGCCCTAAAACAGATAAAGTGAATCCTTTTCCTTCCAGAACAAGCTCACAGAGTTATTTTAAAGCTGCTTTTTTacgaatttgttgtttttgttgtacGTTTCCCACgtagatatttttgtaaatggcaCTTAATATAACCTCAGTGCATCTTAgtcaatacaaaaaaagaacaacAGTAACATTAGTAAAAAGGTTAAATATAAAAGTAACACGTAAAAAGCAATAAATGACTATATTTACTATATACACTCCAAACATGACCGTAAGTTTCTCGTTTTTTAGATTCTTTTGTAatcacatttttcttttccaattgtaaaatttgtgaTCAAAACATACATTAACATAACATGAACAACTAGCCTACTTCCTTCATTACGTCGAAATAATTAAGCTTAATGTAAATTAACGTGTGCTAGtaataatatgaaaaatgtctATATTTTTGGAAGATTACTGTTTGTGGACTAGCTATTTGCTGAATTTTTTGGACTGGTCGGCACAGACGTGTTCTGTTGCGACCTACTTATGTATAATCTCAACAGTTTTACTTTGCTCCCGGACAAGCAAGAAATGTAAGACGAGAGTCGCTCCTCTCCCACCGCTTTGTACAGCGCCACCATGCAAAATATCGAGCTCTTCCTCACCGGACTCTCCAGATGATCCGTACCCTGAAAATCAAGTCGGACGTGAACTGGTTGCGTCATTAAAACCGTCTCACCTTAATCAACCCGGGCATTATCATCGACAGATGTTCGTCAGTGACGTCGTCGGGATTAGTTTCGATGAGTTTGGTGAGCATCTTGATGGCGCCCAACACTGGAGGATATGGACTCGTCTGGATGAGGGGCGCCAACGTCGTCACGATCGTGTTGAACGGACAAACGCTCATTGCGGCGGCGGTGCTTTCTGCCATCTTCACGACCTGCACCGAACACATTTATCGAATTGTTTGTCAACAGTCGAAAGGAACAAACCTCGCGTTTCTCGTCACAGTGGGCGTTCAGAACCCTCAGAGTGAGCAACTCGACGAAATTACACCAGCAGTCTTTCATTTCCTTGCTCTGGAAAATCGCACTTAGGATTTCTAGTACAGTTACTTGAGTGTTTGTGTCTTTTTCGTTTAAATTGTCGATGAGCAAGCGTAACAATTTCCTGAAAGACCAGATTAAACTGGGCGAAATGATAAAAGTCGGCTACGTTACTTGAAGTTCTGTATGATGGATTCCGTCTGGCCTTGCTTGATCATGTCGATCAGTTGCGCCAACAACAATCTCTTCTCTTGGATGGGCGTCGGATGGTCGACTACGCACTTTTCGAAGATTGTTTTCACGATATCCGAGTCCTTCCACTCGCCCAAGCTCTTGTAACCGTTGGAATCGGTTTCGGAAATTCCGTTAACCGAAGTGTACGGTGGCAAGGATCTGGGTCCCGATCTCGAATTGAAATTGGGCCTTAGAGTTAGGTCTTCCATCCTCTCCTCCAGAATACCtatatcatttttaatatcattCCCTACCGACATTTGCGATATTCCCGAATCCTGCGACGTAGTGTCCCTATCCCTATCTAACTTAGACCCTAAAGTTTCATAACTGTAATTCTGTATCTCCGCCGTAGTTTTTCTCAGACTTCTATAAATCTCTTCCTGATCCAGACCCTCACCTCGCAGGGGCGGAGTTCCAGGCGACAAAGTCTTCGGGCTGGCGTTGACCAACGGGCTTCCCGGCTCGCTCCCGGTCGAGTTCTTGCGCATGTGGTGCTGCACTATGCTCCTGGCGATGTCCTGCTGGTCCTTCGGCAACTCCGACAGCATCATCGTCACTTGGGGAGTATTACAGTTCCACATGGACACGATACAATTCTTCGCCGCCGATCTCAACTCGACCGACTTCGTGTCCTGCGTGAAGGCGATGATCTTCTGCAGGACCTGATTAGCCGGCGCCGTCCACACCAGCTGACTTCCGTCCACGGCGTTAAAGAGCGTCGCCAGGAACGCCACCACCACCGTCTTCACCTTCGAGTTGGGCGTTTGAGTGGCGTCCAACAAAAATCTATGGACATTCGATATGAGCAGCGGTATTGGGAAGTTCGAACGGACGATTTCCAACGTGGCCATCAACTTCGACTGGACGGAATTCAGGGTTTCCGTTCCGATTTTGAGGAAAACGCGCTGGAGGAGGACGTACACCCAGCTGTGGAGGTCGTTCTTGTGCACCTTGATCACGTCGTGCAGGGTGTCCAGGAACACGCTCAGACCTTTCGTGTGCGAATCCATGAACATTTTCGTGAAGATCTCCGTTAGGTACTTCAGTTCGCCGGGGGTCAGTGGTATTTCGTTGCTAACATAATACTGCAAGGACAGCAGCCCGTCCTTGCGTTCCTGCCACGTGGTGCTGGCGCACAGGGCTATTATCTCGTTGATGTCCTGCAAACAGCGCCACTCAAAAATTAGACGTCGCGAATTTACGCCACCAGATGGAGCTATGTACAGAGGGTGTAATGTTCAAAAGTGCCCAAATGATCTCAAATTTTCAGCAAAACTAAAATGTGCGGCAGTACTGGTAAATTACCAACAATTTTCTATCCCTAAATGAAATCAAATCCTAAAATATCAGATTCTTAAAGCAAGTACCAAAAAAGTTACAAGGTCGCTGTACAAACGAAGAGTCTCCAATTACATAATagaaatcaattgtttcaagACGACCCTAtaacggatttttttttagaaatcaattgtttcaagACGACTCTAtaacggatttttttttaaatttgacgtcgaagtgtcgattgtgaacgcactttttgcatttaatatagtaaattcaaaaaactcctggactggcaaaattaaattttaaattaaatgcttGTTTTGATTGTACCTActtggataaaaaaaaatttcgatagtgtaccgacatcaaaatctacggggtgatcaagaaggactgtttaagttggtaacactggatcgtattttaaatcgtataacaggagtaacttccggttgttggtggcttgtcgttgttaatgctatacctatatcagatatttgtcaaataaaccaagaaaacatatccagttgcagtgttataaataactgaataaaaattttttcttaattgcactaccaacttaaacagtccttcttgatcacccggtagttacaaaacatatttaggttatgttttcatttttaatcattgaactaaaaatgttttgaatcattCATTGCTTTGAACACTTGAAGTGCAGCAACTAAATGAATGAcagcaatttaataaagtttatagAAAACACgcgacaaactgaaaacaggtaacaaattaaacaacaaccaaaatcatccaaaataaactaatctgtttcatttattcagaagaaaattatttaacacttgATGAACACTTATCtctccaaaattttgatttgtgaatcaCAAGAACGAACACCAATTCTTACTTAACAATACTGGACCggctttggcacaaatttgtaatttcttcccgttattatcacttttttgtttattcctcacaataatttcttatggccctcttctctcgcgccaatagaaccaccctagttcattttgaattttaacccttttacaaaatacacttaaataattttgcaatttatttaacaatctcaatttaaacaaatgaatagtttgaaaaattaaaaaatcatagataacaactgggcaatatgaaaataactagtgatttaaccaagataccaacctaacaactgcaattttgattttgacagtccagatgtttattgaatggactttacgtaatttgaaaaataattcttttttaagGCGAGTGGTTCATTAGcggtttaaatctaacctcactttttgcgttgtttgtgtttttaaccTCCAggttgaaaaatcagtgtttttaagacgagtgATTCATTCACATAGACTTTTCAAGGCCGACTTCGacggcaaatttaaaaaaacaccgaaAATAGTTTGCTTGAAATgcagaaaaaatcaaaactaaatttgtactttttgtttttatcgTTTTACACCCAGTGCCATGCTATGCTACAAGTTTTGTGCGATTTATCCAACGTCAAAAAAGCAAAAGCTGGCTACAACCAAACGTGTATGAAGCGAAAGAGAGTGAAAACATATTAAACACTACTCGTATGTTAGCCGCAAAGCAATGTCGTTAGAGATGAAATTAAGACAATCTGATCGGTAGTTACTTACACGGCAGGGTTCCCACAATTCCCTGCTTGAGAGTCTTTGTTGAGAACCACTCCATGAGTATGACTGACAAAAAATGACATCATTAAGACAAGCTCCAAATAAAACAGAACAAAAATCATAATGAGAGAACAGATAAAGCTCGACGACAACAATTACCAGGCAGCGACAATTCGAAATACTTACATCACTCGGCCGTCTGTACGAGTCGAAAGACCTCTCCGAACAAACACTAGATGTCTCCGATTCGTCAGAATGATTATCGATGGATCTCATCGTTTTCCTGGGACTCCTGTAGTGATCCCCCGAATCGTTCTGTCAACAACACTCGATAAGACCGGCCGTTCACGTGATCAAGTCAACTCACGAAGACATCCGCCAGAGCGTTCTCCGCTTCTCTACTCTGCTGCAGGATCTTCTGCGCGAGCACCGGCCTGGACGCCGGGCTCAGAGGGGGCCTATCGCTGCCTCTCCTGAATCTGCCCAGAGTGGAACGATTCGGACTTGTCTCTCTGGAGGTGTCTCTAGATCCGGTGGTGGACCTAGGAATGCCCGATGAGAGCCTTCGAGGTCGCGGCGAATCGTGTTCGGTGCTCCTGTTGTAGAGGTAGGCCAGTCGTGAGCTGGGAGATCCGGACCTGCTGGTAGCTGCAACAATCCCATTTTATTGGGGGGCGCCGGGATGAAAATGATGTTATTTACGCTGCGATTGTGAGTTTCTATTCCTAGTTCTTCCGAGCCGCTCTGGTGATTGGGTGGCGACGGTATCTGGGGATTTTCTCGGTCGTGCTGTGTTAATAACAAATGGTTTATTGGCAGTTCGCTTTTGAGTGTGATGTTAAGTTAATGTGTAAGtgtgttattaaataaaatgttaaatacctTGTTGAGCAACCTCTCCCTCTACAGGCATGGAAAAGCAACAAATTATGTTAGCATGATATAAAACACTCCTAAAActaaattacataattttctacagtacaaattttattcggtttttgttattgttactCGAATTAGAATACAACGACATTTTTCTCATATCAGATTTATTATCGGTTATTGTGGATGTATCAAAACAAGAGACCAAAGCAAACTAATATCCTTCCATGACAAATAAGAACTTACGCAAACTTGCCGTCCCAGACGATATTTTATTACGGGCCATCGCCGCATATTGAGCTCGAACTTTTGCCCTTTGTGCCGCTTGCAAGTCAATGGCCGAGTTGCTTCTGAAACCTTTACGACCAGAATCTGAAAGTTCACATTTTTATAGTAACAAAACGCcatataaaataacaataggACAACAACAATGATTGTGCAACATCTAAAACCTACTTTCTCTAGAGAGTACAGGTATACCACTACGCTGTCTGTAGCTTCTCGGTAAAGAAGGTGCCCTTTGAAGGCCACCACCGGTACCAGACAGATTTTCCGTGCTGCCTGAGTATCCAGAAAGcagcaaaaaatgaaaacacttTAAATCAGTTTTAACACCATTCATTATTGTCGTGTTTAGTAACAAGCTTTCAGTGCagctttattaaatttcacttttttcattttgaatgtTACATTCTAATTTGTAGTtctaaattgacattttgtgcAAACAAAACCTAGTGCGGATCtgtaatacataattaattatattccCAAAACACACCAAACCTATTTAATTGTTGACAGGTCGGCGTGTTTCACCAGCGATGCTGGCACCATCAGGAACGACGAAGAGAGTTTGGTGTGTTTTGGgaatatatttaattaattatttttgtttcagtaATTGCGAGTCAACAATTCTACCTCCCAAAAtgctaataaaatatttatgtaatcTCCGTTTTACGACTATTGCAATCGTGCAACTAATTATGTTTGCGAGCTATTAAACATTCTGTAGTAGGTTTTAAATGTAAACATGGAAAAATTTAACAGCACATTAATACTATATCGTTCTATTTTATAGAACGttcaattgaaatttaaattcctgatcaaactgcaaatgtatttatttttttcatctaGTGATGATCGCTgagtttatttttcaatttctttacaCATTTCTCCATTCATTCATTTTCATCGAACGTTGTTTTCTGCAGTTCAGTTCCTCTTTGGGCAACATACACAAAGTACATTATCCATACCCTCCCCTGAAGATAGACATTGACCTATATTTTTTCCTACAAAGAAGTATTCCTACTCAAAGATCCCCGTTTAACTTTAATTGACGTCAGCAACCTCGTTCACTTTAAAACAAGTTATGTCAATTgaatttacgaaaaaaaattctggcgGAGCAAAAAACCCTGCCAAGTCATCaaccaaaaaataataattatacttATTTATGTTTTACGTGCAGCGTTGAATAATATAATTCCTGCAACTATAATAATCATCACaaccaaattattaaaaaacattgtaaaaaGGTGTTGATATAATTCAGATTAACCGTTACCATCATTACTGCCAGATAAAAATATATCGATGAAGCCTATTATTACTGACTGGAACGTATTATTACGAACACGTTCCCACTTCCTCTCTAACCGCAAATGataaccattttattaaaaaccacttttaaaagagtttttctttgtgttccAATTATTAGAATCAACAAGACAGAATTTCTTGAACCCAACTTCCACGTTAGCCCTTTGTACATATCTTATGTAAAGTATTTCAAAACGTAATTTGATCCCGCCAATAAAACTCTTTTCTTGCCGTTCtttccaaaaattactttctaACTTTCAGGAGCtaccaatatttttttcaacatcgAAAACAACATCTTTTCATCTgaagaaattttaaacggtttttaataatatgccaCGAAGACGGAGCTTTCTTAAATTCCACGGGAAAAAAGTGGCGAGCTGTTCGATTCGAATTCGGCATTTAAATAATCGCTTGATCACAACATTCCGtaacgaatttttttaacttgtaCCGGATAGTACTGTTAGACTTTAGCTGATCAACCTCGACACGGTGGAACTGCAGCTCCAACGATGGCAATACGGCAACAAAATTAGAAGACTACAGAGACAAgcatttccaaaaaattgatttaaagatttgcaaatataaaaaaaaaatagtggagaagaaagaaattattttgtgattCGTATGACACAGAAGTTGCAAAACTGCTTGCTGGGGGATATGGACGGTTTACTATGCCCACGAGtgttcacaaaattttaatccGTTTTGTCATGGTTTCCTTTGCACTGTTGCCTAGAGGAAGCTTATCTGCAGAAGTAGTTCGCAACAATGATTGAAGAAAATTCGTGAACAAGAAAATCTAGAAGAAAATCGAGATGGCTGAACAGACTTCCAACATCGTCCGAAATGTTAATAAATTCtttaagaaaacattttactaaaaaGTCGAGTAAGGAAACCACAGACATTAGACAACACCTTAAATCTAGTGCAGAAGTGattgtaaaattgaaaacaattaaaagtgTTTGGTGaggagttttatttttatttctagaATATATAGATAAGGAACAATTATTAATACTCTTCATATTTTGTCTTACCTATTTACATAGCTATTGTACAAATATTATTAGTAATATTGCaagaaattaacaaaaatataaacaaattgtCGCATTTATTTAGTTTTTCGTTAATTCCAATGgtattaaagtaattaaagtagtgtaaataaatacagttgaaaaatgtaaacttCTCTTCAAAATTACGACATTTTTACAAGAGAAATACTTTACTATCTGTTTATGtccaaatttaaatcagtAATAGCATTTTGAGACATCAACATTATTACTGACGACAGGTTTTTTCAgattccgacaaaaaaataatcacattCAAAACAGATCTTCACATTTAGATTGCTACATTCTTTATTTATCTAAATTATAGCGAGTACGTTAAAAATGGAGTCACGACAACTAATATTTGTCCACGTTGCTCATAAATTCTTCACGTACCTATCACAGCAAATAACTGTTTATTCACGGATACAAATTTTCGAGCTCCGAATAAAAtcctcaattaaaaaaaatatatcttggACAACATACTAAATTTAAAGCGTAATAACCCGATACCAATAAAAAGCAACCCGCCATTGATTACAGAAGTGACTTTTTCGTGACCTTcagaaaattgtaaaaattcatAACCGAAAGGCTAGCACGTCGACGTGATCGATCTTCGGGCACTGACGCGCTTGAACTTCAAGCACTTCGGCCCGGCGGCTCGATTAAACCGCACGAGTGTTGGTACGAAACAAAATTTAACTGATACTTTCCAATGCAAAGGACCTACCTGTAGCGCTGTGCGGAGTCGCCACTGTCCGTCCGTAACTCCTCGGCGTTTTGAAACCACCAGCCAAATTGTTATTGGAGGAACTGGCGGACATTCCATCACCTTGCAGGGCTCGCCTGTAACTGGGTTCGAGAGATTGCAAAAGCGCCTCGGCTTGATCGGGAAAGTGTTCCCTAAATCCTCGAAAAGCTCTGAAAAATTCACGTTTATCGCCGCTGCGAGTTCGACCCGGTTCAAGCCTCACTTTCTCGAAGAGACTCGGGCGTCGGGATCCGCGTCGGCGATGCCTTTCTTCACCGTCTCCTGCAGGGCGGCCACGTGCCTCTCCAACGAGTGCGAGGGCCAGTTGTTCAAGATGTAGTCCAAGAACTCGCAACAGTTCCTGCGGATGTCTTTGCTTTTCGAGGTGGCTGCGTGGTTCGCGATTATGGGGATAAGTCGGGAACTGTGGATGTTCTGGATGATGAACTTCAACGTGACGATGCCGGACGTCGACATGATCTGCACAAGACAAAACGTCAACTCCGTCACACCTGCAAACCGCTCCTTCACCTTCGCCGAATTCTGGATCAGATTGATGAGAGGTAGCAGCAAAACTTCGGCCGTCTTGTCGAATTTGTTACCCAAAATCTGCGCCAGATAGGCTATCGTGATGCAAGCCTCCCGCACCACTTGCGACCGCAAGTCCTTGATGATGGCCTGCAGGTGCAAGTCCATCTGTTTGAGGCCTATGAAGAACTCCTCGTAGCTCATCGCGTCCGCCAATATCAACGAGCGGATTTTTTTCAACTGAAACGGAAAAAATCATGCACGTTTCCGTTTTATCGGAGCGGAAAGAGACTCACAGCGTCGACACGTTTGTTCCATTCTTTGCTCGAATCGGATATCGTCTCCTGTATGTTTTTCATATGATCGGATACCTCGCGCGAGGAAAATATTCGAACCGTGGGTACATCCTCGAAGGACTTGGTGAACGTGTCCTCGTCGACGCTGCCGGCCGAGGCGGCTAAAATTTCCAACGGTCAAATGCGACACTCGTCGATGTTACTTTCGAGACAACGTAGCCAAAAGTGTAGAGAAATTATTTGGGaaacttttaaaaagaaagaagaaaccGGCGAACAGCGACGTGGTGTTTCAGTTCGTTCTCGCCTGTTGTCCCACAAGTACAGGctgtttcaaaaaaaacggcccacgctataactttgctattgatgacccaaatgaaaaaaaaaacatacaggaaacgaaatggctctaaaaacactacaaaccATTGATGGGCAAtgggcaacttttatttttcaaatggtaacacataattttttttatagattctattagtttttttttttctgtttgtaatagcataaaaaaactataccctttgataacaaaatttccgagaaaaaaaaggaaaatatgttgcatcaaaattagatttattgtcatattaataaaaaaatcaagttaaccGACCTCCAttattcaatgatttttatgaattataattaaataaataaaatttattgttttcaactgtcataaattctcatttttctcctttgtaaactgcctcttaactgtcctaaagcaaaatgagcagataacgaaccgttgccctagacaacacattcaacaggtcttgaaaaatttgtcaaaactgtcaaaagcaaatgcgaaaccatttttaaaagatttggaagcttcagggccgtcgtttcaaacaataaaattttgtatgcaactcgtttctgggtaaattgggcttttctaattgccctcgaggccttaaaaccctcgctacgctcgtgttttaatcttgtccctcgggcaattagaaaagcccaatttacacagaaactcgttgcataaataactattgcaaCATGAAACGTGCGtgaaattgacatttaagtgAAGTCCAGCACAATGCcaacaaattttcgtttatgaaataaagataaatctaattttgatgcaacatattttcctttttttctcggaaattttgttatcaaagggtatagttttttttgttatttcaatcagaaaaaaaactctcagaatcaatgaaaaaaattataggttaccatttgaaaaataaaagttgcccaTTGCCCATAAATTGGTATATGGTATAAAATTATGTGCTCACTCAggtttgttgtgtttttagaaCCATTTcgtttcttgtattttttttttttcatttgggtcatCAATAGCAAAGTCATTGGCGATTTCGGCTAGCGTTGGGGGCGCCACTGAGCCACTGTTGCCAAGTCATACTCCCGCT contains these protein-coding regions:
- the chb gene encoding CLIP-associating protein isoform X4, whose protein sequence is MAYTPPKDLDGFIPHLTKADTRFRLQVGTDLLAFLAEPSNPIVCQDIGLLIDGLIPWMQSSNYKVSSNGIEVMTYLIDRLGTDFRPYLQTVLPNVIDRLGDAKDTVREKAQLLILKLLERNALSPQVLLEKLIPGFTHKNAKIREEVLRCLLNILNEHGAHSLTISRFIPDIVKLLSDPTSTVRDTAYNTLVDLYKHVGEKLRIDLQRRNIVPPAKWQALSARFNEVKDSGELLLTASRSDYNTDEMDRPVMQKPVIPVKKANLGSGVKPRTVAAVSSANAVLSRVGSMRKLHFSSASAGSVDEDTFTKSFEDVPTVRIFSSREVSDHMKNIQETISDSSKEWNKRVDALKKIRSLILADAMSYEEFFIGLKQMDLHLQAIIKDLRSQVVREACITIAYLAQILGNKFDKTAEVLLLPLINLIQNSAKIMSTSGIVTLKFIIQNIHSSRLIPIIANHAATSKSKDIRRNCCEFLDYILNNWPSHSLERHVAALQETVKKGIADADPDARVSSRKAFRGFREHFPDQAEALLQSLEPSYRRALQGDGMSASSSNNNLAGGFKTPRSYGRTVATPHSATDSGRKGFRSNSAIDLQAAQRAKVRAQYAAMARNKISSGTASLPTSRSGSPSSRLAYLYNRSTEHDSPRPRRLSSGIPRSTTGSRDTSRETSPNRSTLGRFRRGSDRPPLSPASRPVLAQKILQQSREAENALADVFNDSGDHYRSPRKTMRSIDNHSDESETSSVCSERSFDSYRRPSDSYSWSGSQQRLSSRELWEPCRDINEIIALCASTTWQERKDGLLSLQYYVSNEIPLTPGELKYLTEIFTKMFMDSHTKGLSVFLDTLHDVIKVHKNDLHSWVYVLLQRVFLKIGTETLNSVQSKLMATLEIVRSNFPIPLLISNVHRFLLDATQTPNSKVKTVVVAFLATLFNAVDGSQLVWTAPANQVLQKIIAFTQDTKSVELRSAAKNCIVSMWNCNTPQVTMMLSELPKDQQDIARSIVQHHMRKNSTGSEPGSPLVNASPKTLSPGTPPLRGEGLDQEEIYRSLRKTTAEIQNYSYETLGSKLDRDRDTTSQDSGISQMSVGNDIKNDIGILEERMEDLTLRPNFNSRSGPRSLPPYTSVNGISETDSNGYKSLGEWKDSDIVKTIFEKCVVDHPTPIQEKRLLLAQLIDMIKQGQTESIIQNFKKLLRLLIDNLNEKDTNTQVTVLEILSAIFQSKEMKDCWCNFVELLTLRVLNAHCDEKREVVKMAESTAAAMSVCPFNTIVTTLAPLIQTSPYPPVLGAIKMLTKLIETNPDDVTDEHLSMIMPGLIKGTDHLESPVRKSSIFCMVALYKAVGEERLSSYISCLSGSKVKLLRLYISRSQQNTSVPTSPKNSANS